The following proteins are encoded in a genomic region of Notolabrus celidotus isolate fNotCel1 chromosome 19, fNotCel1.pri, whole genome shotgun sequence:
- the LOC117831091 gene encoding tyrosine-protein kinase JAK2-like, which translates to MACIMLTNMDPPTSSPTANHNGHLEPTAELQAKPEMDVICLTIQLYSQGKAGGEDGANDSESVLMFPAGEYIAEELCINAAKACGIAPVYLGLFGLMNESDQIWFPPNHIFKLDQPASEKLLFRIRYYFPGWYNNSNSLYAHRCGLAKGRESPVMDDCVMAYQFFQWRSDFLNGWIKIPVSHEAQEECLGIAVLDMMRLAKESGQSPLNICSDTSYKSFLPRCMQDRIKEYNILTRKRIRYRFKKFIQQFSECKATVSNLRLKYLMSLEMLLPSLYSERFKVTDLSAKEVTIVVMGDKGIQWSEGKEEKGAEEELKTYCDFPEMIDISIKQANKEGSVESRVVTLTRQNNNTLELEFHSLSVALSFVSLVDGYYRLVADPHHYLCKEVASPRLLECIQSYCHGPVSMEFTIGKLRRSGNHQGLYILRCSPRDYDKFFMSFVVGCEAMVDYKHCQILKTEAGEFILSGAKRSFGSLRELLHCYQKEALRTDGYTFQLIRCCPPTPKDKSNLLVCRNNQGEEVPLSPSLHKHNISQMVFHKIRKEDLVFKESLGQGTFTKIFCGVKKELRDYGEIHQIDVVIKILDKAQRNFSESFYEAASMMSQLSHKHLLLNYGMCVCGDENMMVQEYGKFGSLDTYLKKNKSCVNITWKLEVAKQLAWAMHYLEDKNLIHGNICAKNVLLIREEDRMMGNMPFIKLSDPGIRITVLPREVLVERIPWISPECIENSQNLSLATDKWGFGTTLWEICSGGDKPLSTLDCSKKILFYEDRHQLPAPKWTELANLINSCMDYEPLHRPSFRAVIRDLNSLFTPDYELLVESDMVPNRTRGSGFPWASESREPAQFEERHLIFLKQLGKGNFGSVEMCRYDPLQDSTGEVVAVKKLQHSTAEHLRDFEREIEILKSLHHENIVKYKGVCYSAGRRNLRLIMEYLPYGSLRDYLIKHKDRFDSTKMLHYASQICKGMDYLALKRYIHRDLATRNILVESEMRVKIGDFGLTKVLPQDKEYYTVREPGESPIFWYAPESLTESKFSVASDVWSFGVVLYELFTYSDKNCSPPAVFMDKMGNEKQGQMIVYHLIDLLKQGYRLPAPDSCPKEIHKIMTECWNSEPRLRPTFKKLIISVETVRESKDG; encoded by the exons GGATTGCACCCGTGTACCTCGGCTTGTTTGGCCTGATGAATGAGAGCGACCAAATATGGTTCCCTCCGAATCACATCTTTAAACTAGACCAACCAGCCAGCGAGAAGCTGCTCTTCAGAATCAG ATACTATTTTCCAGGCTGGTACAACAATAGCAATTCTTTGTATGCCCACCGCTGTGGTTTGGCCAAAGGGAGGGAAAGCCCTGTGATGGATGATTGTGTCATGGCTTACCAATTTTTTCAG TGGCGCAGTGACTTCCTGAATGGCTGGATTAAAATCCCAGTGAGCCACGAGGCCCAGGAGGAGTGTCTGGGCATAGCAGTGCTGGACATGATGAGGCTCGCCAAAGAGAGCGGACAGTCACCTTTGAACATCTGCAGTGACACCAG CTACAAGTCCTTCCTGCCAAGATGCATGCAAGATCGCATCAAGGAATATAACATCTTGACCAGAAAGAGGATCCGCTACCGCTTCAAGAAATTCATCCAGCAGTTCAGTGAATGTAAGGCCACAGTGTCTAACCTGAGGCTCAAATACCTGATGAGCCTGGAGATGCTGCTGCCCTCCCTCTACTCTGAGCGCTTCAAAGTCACAGACCTCTCAGCAAAGGAGGTTACCATCGTCGTCATGGGCGACAAGGGCATCCAGTGGTCAgaagggaaagaggagaagggagcAGAGGAG GAGCTGAAGACATACTGTGACTTCCCAGAGATGATAGACATCAGCATTAAACAGGCCAATAAGGAAGGCTCTGTGGAGAGTCGGGTAGTGACCCTCACCAGACAGAACAACAATACCCTG GAACTGGAGTTTCACTCGCTCTCCGTGGCCCTGTCATTCGTGTCATTAGTTGACGGGTATTACAGACTGGTTGCAGACCCTCATCATTACCTGTGTAAAGAAGTAGCTTCCCCGAGACTCCTGGAGTGCATTCAGAGCTACTGCCACGGCCCTGTGTC GATGGAGTTTACGATTGGTAAGTTGCGTCGCTCTGGTAACCACCAAGGCTTGTACATCCTCCGCTGCAGCCCCAGGGACTATGACAAATTCTTCATGTCGTTTGTGGTGGGG TGTGAGGCCATGGTGGACTACAAGCACTGTCAGATCTTGAAGACGGAGGCGGGTGAGTTCATCCTGAGTGGTGCCAAGAGGAGTTTCGGCTCTCTCAGGGAACTCCTCCACTGCTACCAAAAGGAGGCGTTGCGCACTGATGGATACACATTCCAGCTGATCAGATGCTGCCCCCCAACCCCCAAAG ACAAATCCAACCTGCTGGTGTGTAGAAATAACCAAGGAGAAGAGGTTCCACTGTCCCCCTcactccacaaacacaacatcagccAGATGGTGTTCCACAAGATTCGGAAAGAAGACCTCGTGTTT aaagagAGTTTGGGCCAAGGAACGTTCACCAAGATCTTCTGCGGCGTGAAGAAGGAGTTAAGAGATTACGGAGAGATACACCAGATAGATGTTGTTATCAAAATCCTGGACAAGGCTCAACGCAACTTTTCAGAG TCATTCTATGAAGCAGCCAGTATGATGAGCCagctctcacacaaacacttactCCTCAACTatggcatgtgtgtttgtggcgATGAGA acatGATGGTGCAGGAGTACGGTAAATTTGGGTCTCTGGACACCTAcctaaaaaagaataaaagctgTGTTAACATCACCTGGAAGCTGGAAGTGGCCAAGCAGCTGGCCTGGGCCATGCACTACCTG GAGGATAAGAATCTCATCCATGGAAACATATGTGCTAAGAATGTTCTGTTGATCAGAGAGGAGGATAGGATGATGGGTAACATGCCCTTCATCAAACTCAGTGATCCGGGAATCAGAATCACTGTGCTGCCTCGAGAAG TTCTGGTTGAGCGTATCCCGTGGATTTCTCCTGAGTGcattgaaaacagccaaaacctGAGTTTAGCCACTGATAAGTGGGGATTTGGGACCACTCTTTGGGAGATCTGCAGTGGTGGAGACAAACCGCTCAGCACCCTGGACTGCTCCAAG AAGATCTTGTTCTACGAGGACAGGCACCAGCTGCCCGCTCCTAAATGGACAGAGCTGGCTAATCTGATCAACAGCTGTATGGACTACGAGCCCCTACACCGACCCTCCTTCAGGGCAGTGATCAGGGATCTAAACAGCCTCTTCACACCAG ACTATGAGCTGCTGGTAGAGAGTGATATGGTGCCCAACAGGACAAGAGGCTCCGGCTTCCCATGGGCCTCTGAGAGCCGTGAGCCGGCCCAGTTTGAAGAGCGGCACCTCATCTTCCTGAAGCAGCTAGGCAAA GGGAACTTTGGCAGCGTGGAGATGTGCAGGTACGACCCCCTGCAGGACAGCACAGGAGAGGTGGTGGCTGTGAAGAAGCTGCAGCACAGCACAGCCGAGCATCTCCGAGACTTCGAGCGGGAAATCGAGATCCTCAAATCCCTCCACCATGAAAACATCGTTAAATACAAAGGAGTCTGCTACAGTGCAG GACGAAGGAACTTACGGCTGATCATGGAGTATCTCCCCTACGGCAGCCTCAGAGATTATCTCATCAAACACAAGGACCGCTTTGATTCCACGAAAATGCTGCACTATGCATCACAGATTTGCAAG GGTATGGACTATCTAGCCCTTAAGCGGTACATCCACAGAGATCTGGCCACTCGAAACATCCTGGTGGAGAGTGAGATGAGGGTGAAAATTGGGGATTTTGGACTAACCAAGGTGCTGCCGCAGGACAAAGAGTACTACACAGTCAGAGAGCCTGGGGAGAGCCCCATCTTCTG GTATGCACCAGAGTCGCTGACAGAGAGCAAGTTCTCTGTGGCATCAGATGTTTGGAGTTTCGGTGTTGTCCTCTATGAACTCTTCACTTACAGTGATAAGAACTGCAGCCCACCAGCG GTGTTTATGGACAAGATGGGAAATGAAAAGCAGGGTCAGATGATCGTCTACCATCTGATCGACCTACTCAAACAGGGATATAGACTCCCTGCACCGGACAGTTGTCCAAAGGAG ATTCACAAGATCATGACAGAGTGCTGGAACAGCGAACCAAGACTCCGCCCTACATTCAAGAAATTAATCATTAGTGTGGAGACGGTACGAGAAAGCAAGGACGGATGA